In one window of Chelmon rostratus isolate fCheRos1 chromosome 19, fCheRos1.pri, whole genome shotgun sequence DNA:
- the nars1 gene encoding asparagine--tRNA ligase, cytoplasmic isoform X2: protein MATDITKGELYVSDKSGSDQDGDGTEQKPFKTPLKALLFAGKEPFPTIYVDSQKEGEQWAVISKTQMKNAKKAFNREQVKCDAKDKKEAEDIERREKNLEEAKKIIIEKDSSLPEPETVKIHLLEAKRGQRVKVFGWVHRLRRQGKNLMFIVLRDGTGFLQCVLTDKLCQCYNGLVLSTESTVALYGTVTVVPEGKQAPGGHELHCDFWEVVGLAPAGGADNLLNEESDVDVQLNNRHMLIRGENVSKILRVRSTVTQCFRDHFFSRGYYEITPPTLVQTQVEGGSTLFNLNYFGEQAYLTQSSQLYLETCIPALGDTFCIAQSYRAEQSRTRRHLSEYTHIEAECPFMSFEDLLNRLEDLVCDVVDRVLKSPAAQLLYDINPNFKPPKRPFKRMEYTEAIEWLREHDIKKDDGTYYEFGEDIPEAPERLMTDTINETILLCRFPAEIKSFYMQRCADDRRLTESVDVLMPNVGEIVGGSMRIWDAEELLEGYQREGIDPTPYYWYTDQRKYGTCPHGGYGLGLERFLTWLLNRHHIRDVCLYPRFIQRCRP, encoded by the exons ATGGCGACGGACATAACTAAAG GTGAGCTGTATGTGTCGGACAAATCTGGCAGCGACCAGGACGGGGATGGCACAGAGCAAAAACCCTTCAAAACTCCTCTCAAG GCTCTGTTGTTTGCTGGGAAGGAGCCGTTCCCGACCATCTACGTAGATTcacagaaggagggagag CAGTGGGCAGTGATCTCAAAGACGCAGATGAAGAACGCAAAGAAGGCCTTTAACCGCGAGCAGGTGAAGTGTGATGCCAAAGACAAGAAGGAG gcagaggacatcgagaggagagagaagaaccTGGAAGAAGCCAAGAAGATCATCATTGAGAAGGACTCCAGCCTGCCTGAGCCTGAAACC GTTAAAATTCATCTTCTGGAGGCCAAGAGAGGCCAGAGAGTCAAAGTGTTTGGATGGGTTCATCGCCTCAGGAGACAGG GGAAGAACCTGATGTTCATCGTGCTGAGAGATGGAACTGGTTTCCTCCAGTGTGTCCTGACTGATAAACTG tgcCAGTGCTATAATGGCTTGGTGTTGTCTACAGAGAGCACTGTAGCTCTGTACGGGACAGTCACTGTGGTTCCTGAGGGGAAACAG GCGCCTGGAGGCCACGAGCTGCACTGTGACTTCTGGGAGGTGGTCGGCTTAGCTCCGGCAGGCGGCGCCGACAACCTGCTGAACGAAGAGTCGGACGTGGATGTCCAGCTGAACAACCGACACATGCTGATCAGAGGAGAGAACGTCTCCAAGATCCTGAGGGTCCGATCCACCGTCACACAGTGCTTCAGGGACCACTTCTTCAGCCGCGGATACTACGAG aTCACTCCTCCGACCTTGGTGCAGACTCAGGTGGAGGGCGGCTCCACGCTGTTTAACCTGAACTACTTTGGCGAGCAGGCCTACCTGACACAGTCCTCCCAGCTGTACCTGGAGACCTGCATACCCGCCCTGGGCGACACCTTCTGCATCGCCCAGTCGTACCGGGCTGAGCAGTCCCGCACCCGCAGACACCTGTCTGA GTACACTCACATCGAGGCTGAGTGTCCCTTCATGTCCTTTGAGGATCTGCTGAACAGACTGGAGGATCTGGTGTGCGATGTGGTCGACCGAGTGCTCAAATCccctgctgcacagctgctctACGACATCAACCCT AACTTCAAACCCCCCAAGAGGCCGTTCAAGAGGATGGAATACACTGAAGCCATCGAGTGGCTCAGAGAACACGACATTAAGAAGGACGACGGCACCTACTACGAGTTTGGagag GACATCCCTGAGGCTCCAGAGAGGCTGATGACGGACACCATCAACGAGACCATCCTGCTCTGTCGTTTCCCTGCTGAGATCAAGTCCTTCTACATGCAGCGCTGTGCCGATGACAGACGCCTCACTGAGTCG gtcgACGTGTTGATGCCAAATGTTGGCGAGATCGTCGGAGGATCGATGCGTATCTGGGatgctgaggagctgctggagggaTACCAGAGGGAGGGAATCGACCCGACCCCCTACTACTGGTACACTGACCAG aggaaGTATGGCACATGCCCTCACGGGGGTTACGGTCTGGGTCTGGAGCGTTTCCTCACCTGGCTGCTGAACAGACATCACATCCGAGACGTCTGCCTGTACCCCCGATTCATCCAGCGCTGCCGCCCCTGA
- the nars1 gene encoding asparagine--tRNA ligase, cytoplasmic isoform X1 produces the protein MATDITKGVDQISVGELYVSDKSGSDQDGDGTEQKPFKTPLKALLFAGKEPFPTIYVDSQKEGEQWAVISKTQMKNAKKAFNREQVKCDAKDKKEAEDIERREKNLEEAKKIIIEKDSSLPEPETVKIHLLEAKRGQRVKVFGWVHRLRRQGKNLMFIVLRDGTGFLQCVLTDKLCQCYNGLVLSTESTVALYGTVTVVPEGKQAPGGHELHCDFWEVVGLAPAGGADNLLNEESDVDVQLNNRHMLIRGENVSKILRVRSTVTQCFRDHFFSRGYYEITPPTLVQTQVEGGSTLFNLNYFGEQAYLTQSSQLYLETCIPALGDTFCIAQSYRAEQSRTRRHLSEYTHIEAECPFMSFEDLLNRLEDLVCDVVDRVLKSPAAQLLYDINPNFKPPKRPFKRMEYTEAIEWLREHDIKKDDGTYYEFGEDIPEAPERLMTDTINETILLCRFPAEIKSFYMQRCADDRRLTESVDVLMPNVGEIVGGSMRIWDAEELLEGYQREGIDPTPYYWYTDQRKYGTCPHGGYGLGLERFLTWLLNRHHIRDVCLYPRFIQRCRP, from the exons ATGGCGACGGACATAACTAAAGGTGTGGATCAAATCTCCGTGG GTGAGCTGTATGTGTCGGACAAATCTGGCAGCGACCAGGACGGGGATGGCACAGAGCAAAAACCCTTCAAAACTCCTCTCAAG GCTCTGTTGTTTGCTGGGAAGGAGCCGTTCCCGACCATCTACGTAGATTcacagaaggagggagag CAGTGGGCAGTGATCTCAAAGACGCAGATGAAGAACGCAAAGAAGGCCTTTAACCGCGAGCAGGTGAAGTGTGATGCCAAAGACAAGAAGGAG gcagaggacatcgagaggagagagaagaaccTGGAAGAAGCCAAGAAGATCATCATTGAGAAGGACTCCAGCCTGCCTGAGCCTGAAACC GTTAAAATTCATCTTCTGGAGGCCAAGAGAGGCCAGAGAGTCAAAGTGTTTGGATGGGTTCATCGCCTCAGGAGACAGG GGAAGAACCTGATGTTCATCGTGCTGAGAGATGGAACTGGTTTCCTCCAGTGTGTCCTGACTGATAAACTG tgcCAGTGCTATAATGGCTTGGTGTTGTCTACAGAGAGCACTGTAGCTCTGTACGGGACAGTCACTGTGGTTCCTGAGGGGAAACAG GCGCCTGGAGGCCACGAGCTGCACTGTGACTTCTGGGAGGTGGTCGGCTTAGCTCCGGCAGGCGGCGCCGACAACCTGCTGAACGAAGAGTCGGACGTGGATGTCCAGCTGAACAACCGACACATGCTGATCAGAGGAGAGAACGTCTCCAAGATCCTGAGGGTCCGATCCACCGTCACACAGTGCTTCAGGGACCACTTCTTCAGCCGCGGATACTACGAG aTCACTCCTCCGACCTTGGTGCAGACTCAGGTGGAGGGCGGCTCCACGCTGTTTAACCTGAACTACTTTGGCGAGCAGGCCTACCTGACACAGTCCTCCCAGCTGTACCTGGAGACCTGCATACCCGCCCTGGGCGACACCTTCTGCATCGCCCAGTCGTACCGGGCTGAGCAGTCCCGCACCCGCAGACACCTGTCTGA GTACACTCACATCGAGGCTGAGTGTCCCTTCATGTCCTTTGAGGATCTGCTGAACAGACTGGAGGATCTGGTGTGCGATGTGGTCGACCGAGTGCTCAAATCccctgctgcacagctgctctACGACATCAACCCT AACTTCAAACCCCCCAAGAGGCCGTTCAAGAGGATGGAATACACTGAAGCCATCGAGTGGCTCAGAGAACACGACATTAAGAAGGACGACGGCACCTACTACGAGTTTGGagag GACATCCCTGAGGCTCCAGAGAGGCTGATGACGGACACCATCAACGAGACCATCCTGCTCTGTCGTTTCCCTGCTGAGATCAAGTCCTTCTACATGCAGCGCTGTGCCGATGACAGACGCCTCACTGAGTCG gtcgACGTGTTGATGCCAAATGTTGGCGAGATCGTCGGAGGATCGATGCGTATCTGGGatgctgaggagctgctggagggaTACCAGAGGGAGGGAATCGACCCGACCCCCTACTACTGGTACACTGACCAG aggaaGTATGGCACATGCCCTCACGGGGGTTACGGTCTGGGTCTGGAGCGTTTCCTCACCTGGCTGCTGAACAGACATCACATCCGAGACGTCTGCCTGTACCCCCGATTCATCCAGCGCTGCCGCCCCTGA
- the txnl1 gene encoding thioredoxin-like protein 1 isoform X2 — MLSNKYPQVVFLEVDVHVCQATAAANNISATPTFLFFRNRVRVDQYQGADAAGLEEKIKQHIENDPGNSEDSDIPKGYMDLMPFVNKAGCECLNESDDCGFDSCLIKDDSYLESDCDEQLLITIAFNQPVKLFSMKILSSDFTHAPKVVKLFINLPWSMGFDDAERSEATQALDLSEEDYKDEGLIPLRYVKFQNVQSVTMFVKSNQGDEETTKINYLTFIGTPVQATNMNDFKRVVGKKGESH; from the exons ATGTTGAGTAACAAGTACCCACAGGTCGTCTTCCTTGAAGTAGATGTTCACGTCTGTCAG gcGACAGCGGCAGCCAACAACATCTCAGCCACACCAACTTTCTTGTTCTTCAGGAACCGGGTTCGGGTGGATCAGTATCAGGGGGCGGACGCTGCAGGTCTGGAGGAGAAGATCAAACAGCATATAGAGAACGACCCAGGGAACAGTGAGGACTCCGACATTCCAAAGGGATAC ATGGACCTCATGCCATTTGTCAACAAAGCCGGATGCGAGTGCCTCAATGAGAGTGACGACTGTGGCTTCGATAGCTGCTTAATCAAAGACGACTCCTACCTGGAGTCTGACTGTGATGAACAG TTGCTGATAACTATCGCCTTCAACCAGCCTGTGAAGCTCTTCTCTATGAAGATACTGTCCTCAGACTTCA CCCATGCCCCTAAGGTGGTGAAGTTGTTCATCAATCTGCCTTGGTCGATGGGTTTTGACGACGCCGAGCGGAGCGAAGCCACTCAGGCTCTGGATTTGTCAGAGGAAGACTACAAAGATGAAGGTTTGATTCCTCTGCGCTACGTCAAGTTTCAGAACGTACAGAGTGTTACG ATGTTTGTCAAGTCAAACCAAGGAGATGAGGAGACAACAAAAATCAACTACCTGACATTCATAGGCACTCCAGTACAGGCGACCAACATGAACGACTTCAAAAGA GTTGtgggaaagaaaggagagagtcACTGA
- the txnl1 gene encoding thioredoxin-like protein 1 isoform X1: MVGVKVIGSDPDFQPELAAAGSRLAVVKFTMAVCRSCVRIAPAFNMLSNKYPQVVFLEVDVHVCQATAAANNISATPTFLFFRNRVRVDQYQGADAAGLEEKIKQHIENDPGNSEDSDIPKGYMDLMPFVNKAGCECLNESDDCGFDSCLIKDDSYLESDCDEQLLITIAFNQPVKLFSMKILSSDFTHAPKVVKLFINLPWSMGFDDAERSEATQALDLSEEDYKDEGLIPLRYVKFQNVQSVTMFVKSNQGDEETTKINYLTFIGTPVQATNMNDFKRVVGKKGESH, from the exons ATGGTCGGTGTTAAAGTGATCGGGAGCGACCCGGACTTCCAGCCGGAGCTAGCGGCCGCCGGCTCCAGGCTCGCCGTGGTAAAGTTCACAATGGCTGT GTGTCGGTCCTGTGTCAGAATAGCTCCAGCTTTCAACATGTTGAGTAACAAGTACCCACAGGTCGTCTTCCTTGAAGTAGATGTTCACGTCTGTCAG gcGACAGCGGCAGCCAACAACATCTCAGCCACACCAACTTTCTTGTTCTTCAGGAACCGGGTTCGGGTGGATCAGTATCAGGGGGCGGACGCTGCAGGTCTGGAGGAGAAGATCAAACAGCATATAGAGAACGACCCAGGGAACAGTGAGGACTCCGACATTCCAAAGGGATAC ATGGACCTCATGCCATTTGTCAACAAAGCCGGATGCGAGTGCCTCAATGAGAGTGACGACTGTGGCTTCGATAGCTGCTTAATCAAAGACGACTCCTACCTGGAGTCTGACTGTGATGAACAG TTGCTGATAACTATCGCCTTCAACCAGCCTGTGAAGCTCTTCTCTATGAAGATACTGTCCTCAGACTTCA CCCATGCCCCTAAGGTGGTGAAGTTGTTCATCAATCTGCCTTGGTCGATGGGTTTTGACGACGCCGAGCGGAGCGAAGCCACTCAGGCTCTGGATTTGTCAGAGGAAGACTACAAAGATGAAGGTTTGATTCCTCTGCGCTACGTCAAGTTTCAGAACGTACAGAGTGTTACG ATGTTTGTCAAGTCAAACCAAGGAGATGAGGAGACAACAAAAATCAACTACCTGACATTCATAGGCACTCCAGTACAGGCGACCAACATGAACGACTTCAAAAGA GTTGtgggaaagaaaggagagagtcACTGA